From a single Cherax quadricarinatus isolate ZL_2023a chromosome 7, ASM3850222v1, whole genome shotgun sequence genomic region:
- the LOC128687073 gene encoding neuropeptide F receptor-like, which yields MTQPLEPQIDLPVVDVRQVIVYPTKKSLQKVGAIGSLLVVWLLSFLLALPNFIWRTLENHHVNLPGIEVVTYCFEDWPLAHGRAYYSILVIVVQYCLPILTVSVAYARICNKLKYRMTNACSSSARSKKEDLRMRKTNTLLVSIALIFCLSWLPLNLYNVVVDLHNPFGEDTESMLIVYSVCHMAGMSSACSNPLLYGWLNDNFRKEFLEIFGALCPWCPSAAATSRMNSLKTSRVGGSLRSLPLCSHPVVLYTKHDENTCNGLSVDQDQEVTFISQVVTTTTL from the exons atgactcaacccttggaaccacaaatag ATTTACCTGTTGTTGATGTCCGGCAGGTGATCGTGTATCCAACGAAGAAGTCCCTGCAGAAGGTAGGTGCTATAGGAAGCCTGCTGGTGGTGTGGCTGCTCTCCTTCCTGCTAGCACTGCCCAACTTCATCTGGCGAACGCTGGAGAATCACCACGTCAACCTGCCGGGGATCGAAGTAGTGACTTATTGTTTCGAGGACTGGCCCTTGGCACACGGCCGCGCCTACTACAGCATCCTGGTCATCGTGGTGCAGTACTGCCTGCCCATCCTGACGGTGAGCGTAGCCTATGCCAGGATCTGCAACAAGCTTAAATACAGAATGACCAACGCTTGTAGTAGTTCAGCTCGCTCCAAGAAAGAAGACCTCAGGATGCGGAAGACCAACACTCTTCTGGTTTCTATTGCTCTCATCTTCTGCCTATCATGGCTGCCACTTAACCTCTACAACGTCGTCGTCGACCTTCACAACCCCTTCGGGGAGGACACGGAGAGCATGTTAATTGTGTACTCCGTGTGCCACATGGCCGGCATGTCCTCTGCTTGTTCAAATCCTCTCCTTTACGGCTGGCTCAATGACAACTTCAGAAAGGAATTCTTGGAGATCTTCGGCGCTTTGTGTCCCTGGTGTccctccgccgccgccacctccagGATGAACAGCCTCAAGACCAGCCGTGTGGGGGGGTCTCTGAGGTCCCTACCGTTGTGTAGTCACCCAGTGGTCCTCTACACCAAACACGATGAAAACACGTGTAATGGTCTCAGTGTAGACCAGGACCAGGAGGTCACCTTTATATCCCAGGTCGTCACGACTACCACCCTCTAG